The following proteins are encoded in a genomic region of Phragmites australis chromosome 9, lpPhrAust1.1, whole genome shotgun sequence:
- the LOC133929820 gene encoding putative MO25-like protein At5g47540, translating to MTGCLWPCAAAAIATVAAAMGSGAGRRGWGLFRSKTRSPMEVVRHTRDLLSYVAENLEACNSSRDAKREQKMADLRKNIREMKCILYGNGEAEPVTEACTNLTKEFFKENTNTLRLLIVCLPYLDLETQKDVTQIVANLQRQKVDSRIIASDYLDANKDLLDTLMFGYDNLDIAIHYSTILRDCIRHQVAAWYVLESEHMRKFFDYIQLPDFNIASDAFRTFKELLTRHKSSAAEFLSKNYDWFFSEFNSKLLSSPNYIIRRQATQLLGDVLLDRSNTTMMVCYVNSKENLIVLMNLLREQSKVIQVEAFHVFKLFAVNQNKPREIVGILSANKNKILRFLADFTLDKEDNQFEVDKAKVIAEISAL from the exons ATGACGGGGTGCCTGTGGCCATGTGCCGCCGCAGCCATTGCCACAGTAGCTGCTGCAATGGGGAGTGGCGCAGGAAGAAGAGGCTGGGGGTTGTTTCGATCGAAGACGAGGAGTCCAATGGAGGTGGTGCGGCATACAAGGGACCTGCTTAGCTACGTTGCCGAGAACTTGGAGGCTTGCAACAGCAGTCGCGATGCCAAGCGTGAACAAAAG ATGGCAGATCTAAGAAAAAACATAAGGGAGATGAAATGCATTCTCTATGGCAATGGCGAGGCAGAGCCTGTCACTGAAGCTTGCACGAACTTGACCAAGGAATTCTTCAAAGAGAATACTAACACCCTGCGTTTACTAATTGTTTGCCTTCCATATTTGGACTTAGAA ACTCAAAAGGATGTTACTCAAATTGTTGCAAATTTGCAAAGGCAAAAGGTAGATTCAAGGATTATTGCCTCTGATTACTTGGATGCTAACAAAGACCTTCTAGATACTTTAATGTTTGG GTATGATAACCTGGACATTGCAATACATTATAGCACGATATTGAGGGACTGCATACGCCACCAAGTTGCTGCTTG GTATGTATTAGAGTCTGAACATATGAGAAAATTCTTTGATTACATACAACTTCCAGACTTCAACATAGCATCAGATGCATTCAGGACTTTTAAG GAATTACTGACAAGGCATAAATCAAGCGCCGCTGAATTCCTTTCTAAGAATTATGATTGG TTCTTTTCAGAATTTAACTCTAAATTGCTATCATCACCCAACTATATCATCCGAAGGCAAGCTACTCAG CTCTTGGGAGACGTTCTTCTGGATAGGTCAAACACCACGATGATGGTGTGCTATGTTAATTCAAAGGAGAACCTTATAGTTCTAATGAACCTTCTAAGG GAACAAAGCAAAGTTATTCAAGTAGAGGCCTTCCATGTCTTTAAA CTGTTTGCTGTCAATCAAAACAAGCCACGTGAAATTGTCGGCATATTGTCCGCTAACAAAAACAAGATCCTTAGATTCTTAGCAGACTTCACCCTAGACAAAG AGGATAATCAGTTTGAGGTTGACAAAGCTAAGGTCATTGCAGAGATCTCTGCGCTGTAA